DNA from Diaphorobacter limosus:
GCCCGGCAGGCCCGTGCCGCTGGCCTGGTGGCAGGCGGCGCATTGCGCCGCATACAGCGCCTTGCCGTCCACGGCGCCGCCGGCCGCGGCCACGGGGCCGGAGAGCTCGGCGCGTGTGCGCTGGTCGCCAAACTGCGACAGGGTGAGCGGCTCGGTGGAGAGGATGTAGACCACCGCCCACACCACCATGCCGGCGGCCACCAGCAGTGCGGCCACGGGCATGGGGCGGACGGCTTCCTCGGGGTCTTCGTTCTCGCGCTGCTGTGCGCGTGTGACCGGGTCTTGGCTCATGGTCACAGTCCTTTCATGAAGCGGGCGTGGGCCTGGGGGCGGGCGCGACGGACGAGGTCTTGGCGCCGGTGGCCTCTTGCGGCTCGGGTGGCAGGATGGGGTAGTCGCGCTTGAGCGCCTGCAGGTAGCGCACCAGATCCAGCGCCTCGGGCGTGGGCACGACCACCTTGCCTGGCGGGGTGTAGCCGGGCGGCAGCTTGATGGCCTCCTCGCCCGGCTCCGCCTTGTCCTTGATGTCGAACAGATAGGGGTAGGGCGGCATGATGGAGCCTGGCACATAGGCGCGCGGCTGGTACAGGTGGCCCAGATGCCAGTCCTTGCTGGGCTGACGCACGCCGATGTTCATCAGATCGGGCCCGGTGCGCATGCTGCCCAGCAGGTGTGGCTTGTCGTAGTAATAGTCGCCGGGCACCGAGGCCCGACCCCAGCCGCGCTTGGCGTCGGGGGCAAAGCTTTCTGAGCGCGGCTGCTGGCTGTGGCAGTAGACGCAGCCATTGGCGATGTAGCTGGCGCGCCCGCGCAGCTCGGCGCTGGTATAGGGCTTGAGCCCTTCTGGCGCCTTCACGTCGCGCACCTGGACGTAGGGCAGTATGACCAGCGCCGAGACGGCGATGGCAAAGGTCACCATGGCCCCGGCGGTGAGTTTGGCTTCATTTTCCATGAGCTTGTCTCCCGGGCTTAAGGTTGTTGGGTGGCGAACAGCGCCGCGCCGGCGCGGTTCGGACCAAAGCGCATGGCCATGGCCAGGAAGTGGAAGACGAAGACCAGGTGGCTGGCCACCATCAGCGCGCCGCCCACGCTGCGCCACTGCAGCCAGGGAATGGTCACGGCGACCGAGTCCATGAAGGGTCGCGTTTCATCCAGCATGACCAGGCCCTGCAGCCAGCCGCCATAGGTCAGGCCGACGAAATAAATCATGATGCCGATGCTGGCCAGCCAGAAATGCCAGGAAATCAGCCGGGGGTATGGCCATTCCCAGTTCATGATGCGCGGCATCATGAAGTAGATGGCGCCAAACAGCACCATGGTGACAAAGCCGTAGGCGCCCAGGTGGGCGTGGGCCACGGTGAAGTGCGTGAAGTGCGCCACCTGCTGCACCGAGCGCAGCGCTTCGAACGAGCCCTGCAGCGACGACAGCAGGTACATGAAGCCGCCAAACATCATGAAGCGCAGTGTTGGCGAGTACATCCCCAGGCGCATGCGCCCGCGCATGGTCAGCCCCATGTTGATGGAAAACGCCAGCACCGGGATGATCATCATCATGCTCTGCACGATGGACAGCGTGATCAGCCAGCCCGGCACCGGCCCACCCACCAGGTGGTGGCCGCCGACCTGGGCGTAGAAGAAGGCCAGCGTCCAGAAGCCCAGGATGGACAGGTTGTAGGAGCGGATGGGCCGCGCAATGATCTTGGGCAGAAAGTAGTAGATGGCGCCCACCGCCACCGGCGTGAACCACAGGCCGAGCACGTTGTGGCCATACCACCAGTTCATCGCCGCCTGCTGCACGCCAAAGTGCACGCCGGGCATCTTGCCGACGATGAACAGCAGCGTGATCCACAACAGGCCGGCCGTGTGGTACCAGGTGGTCACATACAGCGACTCGACCTTGCGGTTGACCAGCGTATACATCACCGGGCCGATGATGCAGACCATGCCGGCGGCAAAGAAGATGCCGATCTGCCAGGGCATCTCCAGGTATTCCAGGCCGTCCGTCCAGCCCGCGCCAATGGCGCCGATGCCGCTGGCAATGGCCACGTTGACCAGCGCGCCGCCCATCATGATCCACATATTGCCGATCAGCGGCCGGCGCAGCAGGCGCGGCATGAGCCAGATGATGATGGCCAGCTCGGCGTTGGTGATCCAGCCGTAGAGCACCGCCGTCAGGTGCACCGTGCGCATGCGGCCGAAGGTCATCCAGGCCTCGCTGACCAGCCAGTCGGGCCAGTGCAGCTTGAGCGAAGCGGTAAGGCCCGCGATGCCGCCGAACAGCAGCCACATGCAGGCAAAGGCGATGAACATGAAGACCGGGAAGGCGCTGGAGCGGTCGGCCGCGATGCGGTCCTCGATCTCGTGCTCGTCGGGCAGGTGGCCCGAGTCGCCGGGCTCCGTGGCCGCGGCCTGGAAGCGTTGCTGGCCGGCGTGACCCAGGGCCGGGTCGTCGATATGGCCGATCTCGCCGCGCGCAAAAATGGCCGATGCTGCGCGTGGGTTCTCCACCAGCAGGCCCTTGCGCAGCGACCAGATGAAGACGAACAGTCCAATGATGGACAGCAGGAAGGCGCCCAACAGGCTCAATATCGCACTGTCCATGGTTGGTTCCCTTTCAGTTCTGGAGGCATGTCTTCTAACCCATGGGTTGATGTGACACAAGTGCCATACAGCGGCACCGTGTTATGACGAACGGCCGCGATCATAAAACCCATTTGAAATGAATGTTTATTCGTGCGCAAGCCCATGCTCCAAGCGTTGGTACATGGGGGCGACGCGCGGCACAGCGCCGTAGTGCGCTAGCGCGTCAGAAGGGTGATTGCGCGGACGGCGCCGCCGTGGGGCGCGCTGCTACTACGGGTATTGCAGCGCGGCCTGTTTCCAGGCGTGCGCGGCGGCGTCGGCGTCGGCGCGTTGCTCGGCCAGCTGGGCCAGGTGGCGCCAGGCACTGGCGCGCAGCGGGGCGTCGGCAAGCTGTTGCGCTGCCTGGGTGAACAGTTGCTGCGCCTTGCCCCACAGCTCGCGCTGCAGGCAGGCCATGGCCGACAGGTAGAGCAGGCGCGCATTGCGCGGATCCGCCCGCTGGGCTGATTCGATGCGCGCCAGCCAGTTGGCGTCCAGGCCGTCCAGGCTGGCCTGCAGCGCCTGCACCACCTTGAGTTGCTGCGCATCGGGCAGCTCGCCCATGCGCTCCCACACTGGCAGCAGCCAGGCGCGCACCTGGGCCGCGTCACCGTCCAGTTGCGCCAGGCGCTGGGCCGCATGCACGGCGATCTCCGGCATGGCGCGCTCGGCGCCTTCCAGCCCAAGCCAGATGCGCTGCAGCTGGGCTGGGTCATGTGCGCTGCCGATCAACTCGATGGCCAGGCCGCGCACTATGCTTTCAGCGGCCACCGGCGAGAACGCGTGGTGCTTGCCCAGCAGGCGTGCGGTCTCCAGGGCCTGCTCGGTCTGGTGCGACATGCGCGCGGCCTTGAGCCGGGCACGCAGCGCCAGGGTGCGCCGGGCCATTCCCGCGGGCAGGGTGGCCAGGCGCTCCAGCGCCATGCCGGCATCGCGTTCGTCCAGCGACCAGCGTGCGGCGCGCAGTTGCGCGCCCTCGCGCAGCTCCAGCATGGGGGCCGGCGCGCGTTCGGGAATCTGATCCAGCGCCTGCTGCAGATGTGCCTCGCGCGTGCTCTTGTCCTGCAGGGCGTGCGAGCTTTCGGCGGCCACCAGATGGGCCAGCGTGCGCAGTTGGGTGCCGTGGGGCAGGCGGTGCTTGGCGTCGTCCAGCGCGCCGGCCTGGGCGATGGCCGACTCTGCCGCCTTGCGCGCGCGCAGAAAGCGCCCGGCCAGCATTTGCGACAACGCATCCAGCAACGCACCGTGCATGGCCCGCTCCTTCTGCTGCAGGCGCCAGAGTCGCGCCCGCACCGGCATCTGCAACAGCTTGGACAGGCCGCGCAGCGCCGCATACAGCAGGGTAAAGCCGCCCAGCAGCAGCAGCACCACCATGTTCAGCGACAGATCCACGCGCCAGGGTGGCCAGAACACGGTGATCGTGCCCTGGTTGTTGCCCGCAAACAGCGCCACGGCGACGGCGGCGCCAAACAGTGCCAGGAACCAGAGTGCTGCGCGCATATGTCGGTGCTCAGCGGCCTGCCGCAGCGGTGGCCAGGGCGGCGAAGCTGTCGTCGAGCTGCGGCAGCTCGGCGGTTTTCATGTGGGACTGCAGTTGCTGCAATGCCGTGGCCGCGCCTTGCGTGCGCCGCGATGCGGGGTCGAAGTATTTGTTCAAGGCATTGATGGTCGCGGCGACATCGGCGCGCGCCGAGTCCATGCGCCGCGCCAGCAGGCCCAGGCGTGCGTTGAGCAGCTTGAGTTTGAGGTTTTCGCGCAGGAAGAAGGCCTGGTCGGGTGCAATCAGCATGGCTTCGGGGTGATCAACTCGGCTCACGCGCACCAGGCCGCGGGTTTCGTCACGCACGCCTTCCCAGGCGCGGCGCAGCGTGCTTTGCCACGGCGACTCGCTGGCGCTGCTGGCTGCTGCGGCGGGGGTGGGCGCGCTTTCAGCCTGACGACGCATCACGGCGGCCTGGGCCACCTGGTTGATCAGCGGCAGGTCGTCCACCTGGCGCACCAGGTCGTCGATGCGCACCAGCAGGCCCGCCGTGTCGGTGACGGAGGCATGCTCCAGCCGCTCCAGGTCATGGCCCATGGCCCGCAGCACCGGCGCCAGGCGCGGCTGGGCGGCGCGCTCGATGCGCTGGCTGGCGCTCTTGAGGGCCGCCACCAGCGGCTGCAGGCTGCCCGTCAGCTGCGCCTGCTGCTGCGCCAGGCGCAGGCCGGCATCTATGTCCACCACCAGGTTTTCGTCGCGTGAGCGCGACAGACTTTGCATGAGTTCTTCCAGCTGACCGCGCTGCAGTGCCACCTCGCCCACGCGCGCCTCTGTGACGGCCAACCGTGCCGAGGTTTCACGTGCCACATCCTGCGCCTGCTGGGCGATGGTGCGTGCCTCCACCGCCTGCGTGCCGGAGTCGGCCGACTGCCGCGCCAGCTGCTCCTGCATATTGGTCACGCGCTGCCACAACAGCACCGAGCTGACCAGCGCGGCGATGGTGAGGATGGCCAGCGCATACAGCGCCACGCCGCCGCTGTGGCCCATGGTTGGGGCCGGCTGTGGGGCTGCCGCTGCGGCAATGGACGGCTCGGGGGCGGACTCAGTGCTCATGAAGCGATTCTATCGACGCGGCTACCTCATTGAATGCCGGGCGACATTCATTGACGCTGCCAAATCCGGCCGCCTGCGCCGCCTGCGCAATGCGCGGGTGCGTGGCCAGTGCGCGGGCCTGGCCCCAGTGCTGGCCGGGCAGGGCGGCGGCCAGGTGCGCCACGGCCTCAGAGCTGCTCAGCAGCCAGACAGAGCCGTCAGTGGCCGCCTGGCGCGCCAGCGCCTGCTGGTCGGCATCGAATTGCGGCGCGCCGCGTTCATAGGCGGCAACAAAGTCCACCGTACCCCCGGCGGCGGCGATCTGCCGCGACAGCCACTCGCGGCCGCTGCCGCCTTCGGCGCCAGGTGTGGTGCCGCCACGCACGATGAGCACGCGGTCGCCCGGGCCGATCTGCGGCGCCACGACCTGCCACAGCGCCTCGGAGTCGAACTGCGCGGCATCGGCAGCGGGTGCGTCGATGTGCTGCGTCGGCAGGCCCGCCTGGCGCAGCGCTGCCACGGTGCCGGGGCCGGGTGCCCAAGCTCTTGTTTTTGTAGCTGTTTGCGCTTGTCCCATAAGCGCTATAGGCAGATTTGAATCAAAAAAATACTGAACGGCATTGCCACTCACAAACATCACCGCGCGGTAGCTGGGCAAGCGCTGGCGCGCGCCGTGCAGCGCCTGGAGCAGCAAGGGCGTGCTGACTGGGTGGATGGCGATCAGCGGCAGGGCGCAGGCCGCAATGCCGCGCGCCTGCAGGTCGGCCACCCATTGCGCGGCCTCGCGCGCGGGGCGGGTGACGATGGCGCGCGGCGCCATGCTCAGCAGGCCGCCACGGCGCCGGCCGCGCGCAGCCTGGCGGCCACGGCCAGACCCAGGGCGTCGGCTTCGTCCAGCGTGCGCACACAGGCCTCGCCCTCGGCGCGCACCAGGGGCAACTGGCCCTCCATGTCGCCCCAGGCGGCCTGCAGGCGCAGCTGGTCGCCGCTCCACTGGCCATGCGCGGCCAGGGGCATGGAGCAGCTGCCGCCCATGGCGCGGCTCACGGCGCGCTCGGCGGTCACGGTGAGCCAGCTGCGCTCATGGGCCAGTGGCGCCAGCGCGTCGCGCAGATCCTGGCGGTCGCTGCGTATCTCTAACCCCAAGGCGCCCTGGCCGGCGGCGGGCAGCATCTGGTCGGGTTCAAACACGCTGCGGATGCGCTCGTGCAGGCCCAGGCGCTTCAGGCCGGCGGCGGCGAGCACGATGGCGGCGTACTGGCCCTCGTCGAGCTTGCGCAGCCGTGTCTGCACGTTGCCGCGCAGCGGCTCTATCTGCAAATCGGGGCGCAGCGCCTGCAGCAGCACCTGGCGGCGCAGGCTGGAGGTGCCGACCACGGCGCCCTGGGGCAGCTCATCGAGCGTTGCGTAGTGGGGCGAAACAAAGGCGTCGCGCGGGTCTTCGCGCTCCATCACGCAGGCCAGGGAAAAGCCGGTGGGCAGCTCCATCGGCACATCCTTGAGCGAATGCACGGCGATGTCGGCCCGGCCTTCCTCCAGCGCCACCTCCAGCTCCTTGACGAACAAGCCCTTGCCGCCGACCTTGGACAGCGTGCGATCGAGGATCTGGTCGCCGCGCGTGGTCATGCCCAGCAGGCTCACGCTGTGGCCGCGCGCGGTGAGCAGGGCCTGCACATGCTCGGCCTGCCACAGGGCAAGCTGGCTTTCGCGCGTGGCGATGACGATGGGGGGGAGGGCGCGGGCAGTGGTCATGGGGAGAGTTTTTTCGGGCCCCGTGGACACGGCTTGGGGCAGCAGGGGATGCTAGCATGCTGCGCTGCAGCACCCGCCATACCCACAGGCGCATCAGGAGACACCCGCGCATGACCGCTCCCGCACGCAAGACAGTAGAAGCCGCGCCTGCCGCAGCCCCGGCACGCAAGATCGACAAGGATCTGCCGCTGATCCAGGACATTCGCCTGCTTGGGCGCATCCTGGGCGACGTGATCCGCGAGCAGGAGGGCGTGGCCGCCTACGAGGTGGTGGAGCAGGTGCGCAAGCTCTCGGTGGCCTTTCGGCGCGACGCCGACCAGGAGGCGGATCGCGCGCTGAAAAAACTGCTCAAGAGCCTGACGGGCGACCAGACGGTGAGCGTGATCCGCGCCTTCACCTATTTCAGTCACCTGGCGAACCTGGCCGAGGATCGGCACCATATCCGCCGCCGGGCCGTGCATGAGCGCGCCGGCAGCAGCCAGGAGGGCAGCATCGAGGTGGCGCTGGCGCGCCTGCGCTGGGCCGGCATTGCGCCGCGCACCGTGGCCCAGACCCTGGCCACCAGCTATGTGGCACCGGTGCTCACGGCCCACCCCACCGAGGTGCAGCGCAAGAGCATCCTGGACGCCGAGCGCGAGATCGCCCAGCTGCTCACCCAGCGCGACGACATACAGGCGCGCGCCCAGCTCTACAACAGCGCCAAGGACGCGCTCACGCCGCGTGAGCTGGCTGCGAACGAGGCCCAGCTGCGCGCCCGCGTGGCCCAGCTGTGGCAGACGCGGCTGCTGCGCTACTCCAAGCTCACGGTGGCCGACGAGATCGAGAACGCGCTGTCGTACTACGAGTCCACCTTTCTGCGTGAGATACCGCGCATCTACGCCGACCTGGAGCGCGAGCTGGGCGGCAACCAGGCCGTGGCCAGCTTTCTGCGCATGGGCCAGTGGATAGGCGGCGACCGCGACGGCAACCCCAATGTCAGCGCCGACACCCTGGCCCTGGCCCTGCGCCGCCAGGCCGAGGTGGTGCTGCGCCACCACCTGACCGAGGTGCACAACCTGGGCCGCGAGCTGTCGCTGTCCAGCAACCTGGTGCAGGTCACGCCCGAGATGCGTGCCCTGGCCGAGCGCTCACCCGACACCAGCGAACACCGCAGCGACGAGCCCTACCGCCGTGCGCTTACCGGGATCTATGCGCGCCTGGCCGCCACGCTCACCGACCTGACCGGCGGCAAGGCCGCGCTGCACGCCGTGGCACCGCAAAACCCCTATGCCAGCGCAGCGGAGTTTTTGGCCGATCTGCGCGTCATCGAGGCCTCGCTGCAATCGCACCGCGGCGCGGTGCTCACGGCCGAGCGCCTGCACCCCCTGATGCGTGCCGTGGAGGTGTTCGGCTTTCACCTGGCAACGGTGGACTTGCGCCAAAGCTCGGATCAGCACGAGAAGGTGGTGGCCGAGCTGCTGGCCAAGGCGCGCGTGCATGCCGACTATGCCGCCCTGCCCGAGGCCGAGCGCCGTGCGCTGCTGATGACGCTGCTGTGCGATGCGCGGCCGCTGCGCGTGGTGGGCGCGCAATATTCCGAGCTGGCGACAAGTGAGATCGCCATCTTCGAGACCGCGCGGCAGATGCGCGAGCGCTATGGTGCCGACGCGATCCGTCATTACATTATCAGCCACACCGAGACCGTGAGCGACCTGCTGGAGGTGCTGCTTTTGCAAAAAGAGGTGGGCCTGATGCAGGGCCAGCTGGATGCCGGCGCGCGCGCCGACCTGATCGTCGTGCCGCTGTTTGAGACCATAGAAGATCTGCGCAATGCCGCGCCCATCATGCGCGAGTTCTACCAACTGCCGGGCATCGCGCAGCTGGTGCGCGCGGGCGGCGGCGAGCAGGACATCATGCTGGGCTACAGCGACAGCAACAAGGACGGCGGCATCTTCACCAGCAACTGGGAGCTGTACCGCGCCGAGATCGCGCTGGTGGCGCTGTTCGACGAGCTGAACGCCGGCCAGGCCGGTGCGCCGATACGCCTGCGCATGTTCCACGGCCGTGGCGGCACCGTGGGCCGCGGCGGCGGCCCCAGCTACCAGGCCATCCTGGCGCAGCCGCCGGGCACCGTGCGCGGCCAGATCCGGCTGACGGAGCAGGGCGAGGTGATTGCCAGCAAATACGCCAACCCTGAAATCGGCCGGCGCAACCTCGAGACCCTGGTCGCCGCCACGCTGGAGGCCACGCTGCTGCAGCCCACCAAACCGGCCACCAAGGCCTTCCTGGAGGCGGCCGGACAGTTGTCGCAGGCCAGCATGGCGGCGTATCGCGCGCTGGTGTATGAGACGCCCGGCTTCACCGACTATTTCTTCAACTCCACGCCGATACGCGAGATCGCCCAGCTCAACATCGGCTCGCGTCCCGCGTCGCGCAAGGCCAACCAGAAAATTGAGGACTTGCGCGCCATCCCCTGGGGCTTCAGCTGGGGCCAGTGCCGCCTGACGCTGCCGGGCTGGTTCGGCTTTGGCGCGGCGGTGCAGGCCTTCATGAACGAGCCGGACAAGGAGCCGAAGGCGCAGCTGGCACTGCTGCAGAAGATGTACCGGCAGTGGCCGTTCTTTCGCACGTTGCTGTCCAACATGGACATGGTGCTGGCCAAGAGCGACCTGGCGCTGGCTTCGCGCTACAGCGAGCTGGTGCCCGACGCGCGCCTGCGCAAGAAGGTGTTCGCGGCCATAGAGCAGGAATGGCAGCGCACGGCCGAGGCACTGACCCGCATCACCGGCGAAAAGCAGCGCCTGGCGGCCAACACGGCGCTGGCACGCTCGATACGCCACCGCTTTCCGTACATCGACCCGCTGCACCACCTGCAGGTCGAGCTGATACGCCGCTGGCGCACCGGCCAGGGCGACGAGCGGGTGCAGACGGGCATCCACATCTGCATCAACGGCATTGCGGCGGGGTTGCGCAATACCGGGTGAGCTTGCGCACCATCAGCAAACCGGCCGCGCAAGGCCCTTGTTGGTTGCGTCCACGGTGCCCAGCAGGTTCTTCCAATAGCTGGGCAGGGCAGACCAGGGGCTGCCGATGGCCTGGTCGGTGACGTACACCAGGCCCGTGTTCATGCGCGGCCGGTTGGCGTCGGTCACCAGCTTCTGCATTTCGGAACAGGTGCTGGCGGTATGCACGAGCATGCCCTGGGCGGTGTTCTGCCTGTCGTAGACCCAGGTGTTGGCGGGCTGGGGGTCGGCGCCTTGGTAGCTGGTGGCGGGCCCGGTGTAGGTCACCAACATGTCGGCCAGGCCGGCATAGCTGGGGGCCGGGTAGGCGCCGGGGTTACCGATGACCTTCAGCCCCTTGTCATTGGCGTAGGCGTAGATGCCCTGGAAAAAGGCCCTGCGGCTGTCATCGGTGGCCATGCCGTCCAGAAAAATGCCGTCAAGTTGCCCGGGGTAGAGGGCGATGTACCTGTCGATGGTGACGGAGACGTCGGTGCTTGAAATCGCCGCATTGGCACCGCCGCCGGTGGCCACGTAGCCAAACACCTTGGCGCGGGGTTGCGCGGTCTTGAGCGCGGTGATGGCCGTGATGAGCTTGTCGTCGGCCTTGGTGATGGCGGCGGTCATGGTGCCGTTGCTGGCGTTGTCCGGCTTCACGATGACATTCATCGCCACATCGGGGTAGCTGGTGGCGCCGTCGGTGAGTGCCGTCCAGGCTGCCGCATTGGAGCCGGCGCTGAAGTAGGCGGGCACCAGCAGTTCCAGCCTGTTGGGCACGGCGCGCACATAGCCGGCAAAGGTGGCGGCGGCGGTGTTGTTGGCCGCGGCCGTGGCCGTGATGCGCACGGCGCCTGTGGGCGTCGCGGTGGGGATGCTGAGCGACGTGGCTGCCAGCCCGCTGCTGTTCGTGGCGACCTGCACCGGGCTGACGCTGCCGGCGGTGGTCGTGAACGTAACCGTGAGGTTGTTGGCGTTGCTGCCATCGAGGCCTGCCTGGACGTTCAGTGCGCTGCTCAATGTGCCCCTGTCGAAAACGTTCGCTTGGGCGTTGGTGATGAAGCTCAAGCTGACGATGCCCGACGGCGGTGGGGGTGCTGGCGTGGTTGGGGCGGTGGATTTCTCCGTCCCGCCGCCGCAGCCCGCCAAGGCGGCAGTCAAGGCCAGCAGAGACGCGATGTGCGATGTGGTGTGCATGGTGGTCATGAGGAGGAAGGTGGATTCCCGCGGTGTTGCATTCATGTTGCTGTTGTGACCGCATGCTAATAGTGCTTGAGGCATCGAAACCGCCGCTTTGAACGGGAAACCCGGCGTTGTTGTGTCGATTGCCCCGGGACTCCATCCCTATCATCGGGATCATGTTTTCATCCATCCACCGCGCCTCGGTTCATGCGGCTGTGCTGGCGGCGACTCTGCTGGCCGGTTGCAGCAACCTGGACGTCCCGCGCGCCGACAACTACCCGGCCACCGGGCAGAAGAAAGCGCGTGCCGTGCATCATTGGGATGTGCTGGCCGACGACGTGGCCGCACGCGTGGCAGAGAAGACGGCCGCCTGGCCCGAGGGTGGACAGCCCATCCATGTCACGGTAGCCGACAACTCCAGTTTCAACCAGGGCTTTCTTAAGCTTCTGCGGGTGCGCCTGCTCAATAAGGGGGTGGCACTGTCCACCGGGCCGTCGGCGCTGGAGCTGGAGGTTCAGACGCAATTGGTGCAGCACCAGGCAGGGGTTCCAAGCAACCTGCCTATTCCAACGCCCTGGACTCTGCTGGGCAGCGGCGTAGGTGTGTGGCGTGATTGGGAAACGCATTACTCCGATCGTGTCTTGCTGCCAGGCGTGGCCACCGCCATCGGCCTGGGGGCGGGTCTGGCCATGGATCTGGCCCAGCGCCACACCCAGGGCGCCGCGGCGGGCGGCCCCACGCGCACCGAGGTGCTCATCACCACCACCCTCAAGACCCAGGATCGCTATCTGGCGGGGTCGGCAGACATGTACTACATCGAACGTGCGGATGCGGCGCTCTACCAGCCCGAGCTGCCGCCGCCGGCGCCTGCGCCGCTGCGCACCTGGAAGGTGGTGGCGCCATGAAACGCCGTGCGGCCCTGGCTGCCGCTGTGCTGGCATGCGCCTGCGCGTTGCAGGGTTGCGCGCAGTATTACTACGGCGACCGGTCCGCAGTGGCGCCGGTTGACCTGGTGGCCAGCAATCATGGGGCTGCCGATGCCTTGCTGGAGCAGGTGGCGCTGAATGCCGAGCAGCCCGTGCTCGTGTCCACCGTGGTGCAACTCGATCGGCTGGGCGAATCCTCGCGCCTGGGGCGTTTGATCTCCGAGCAGCTGGCCGGCCGCCTGGCCCGGCGCGGCCTGCGCGTGACCGAGCTGCGCCTGCGCGAGACGCTGGCCCTGCGGCCACGCCAGGGTGAGTTGCTGCTCTCGCGCGAGGTGGGCGAGGTCAGCCAGGCGCAGGCCGCCCAGGCCGTGCTGGTGGGAACCTATGCGGCCGCCTCTCAGGCGGTATACGTGAGCCTCAAGCTCGTGAGCCCGCATGGCAATGCCGTGCTGGCGGCGCATGACTATGCGCTGCCCATGGATGGGAATGTGCGCGGTCTGCTGGTCGGGGAATATTGAAGCGATCGTCGGCAGGCCTTGGATGCATGGGGCAAGGCCGCCACGGCTGCAAACGGCGCTATGATCGCGCGCATTGGTCGGGAGAGACCGCTGGGCATCCCAACCCAGTGGCGCCGAAGGAGCAACCGCCCCGGAAACTCTCAGGCAAAAGGACCGGCCAGTTCATGACACTCTGAAGAGCGGGCGGATTCGTCATCCTCCCCACCGCAGGAGCAAGCACCCCGCAGCGGCGCGGGTGCGAATCTCTCAGGTTCCAAACAGAGGGGGCGTGCGGCATGCATGTTGCCGT
Protein-coding regions in this window:
- a CDS encoding cbb3-type cytochrome c oxidase subunit II: MENEAKLTAGAMVTFAIAVSALVILPYVQVRDVKAPEGLKPYTSAELRGRASYIANGCVYCHSQQPRSESFAPDAKRGWGRASVPGDYYYDKPHLLGSMRTGPDLMNIGVRQPSKDWHLGHLYQPRAYVPGSIMPPYPYLFDIKDKAEPGEEAIKLPPGYTPPGKVVVPTPEALDLVRYLQALKRDYPILPPEPQEATGAKTSSVAPAPRPTPAS
- a CDS encoding cbb3-type cytochrome c oxidase subunit I, yielding MDSAILSLLGAFLLSIIGLFVFIWSLRKGLLVENPRAASAIFARGEIGHIDDPALGHAGQQRFQAAATEPGDSGHLPDEHEIEDRIAADRSSAFPVFMFIAFACMWLLFGGIAGLTASLKLHWPDWLVSEAWMTFGRMRTVHLTAVLYGWITNAELAIIIWLMPRLLRRPLIGNMWIMMGGALVNVAIASGIGAIGAGWTDGLEYLEMPWQIGIFFAAGMVCIIGPVMYTLVNRKVESLYVTTWYHTAGLLWITLLFIVGKMPGVHFGVQQAAMNWWYGHNVLGLWFTPVAVGAIYYFLPKIIARPIRSYNLSILGFWTLAFFYAQVGGHHLVGGPVPGWLITLSIVQSMMMIIPVLAFSINMGLTMRGRMRLGMYSPTLRFMMFGGFMYLLSSLQGSFEALRSVQQVAHFTHFTVAHAHLGAYGFVTMVLFGAIYFMMPRIMNWEWPYPRLISWHFWLASIGIMIYFVGLTYGGWLQGLVMLDETRPFMDSVAVTIPWLQWRSVGGALMVASHLVFVFHFLAMAMRFGPNRAGAALFATQQP
- a CDS encoding heme biosynthesis HemY N-terminal domain-containing protein — encoded protein: MRAALWFLALFGAAVAVALFAGNNQGTITVFWPPWRVDLSLNMVVLLLLGGFTLLYAALRGLSKLLQMPVRARLWRLQQKERAMHGALLDALSQMLAGRFLRARKAAESAIAQAGALDDAKHRLPHGTQLRTLAHLVAAESSHALQDKSTREAHLQQALDQIPERAPAPMLELREGAQLRAARWSLDERDAGMALERLATLPAGMARRTLALRARLKAARMSHQTEQALETARLLGKHHAFSPVAAESIVRGLAIELIGSAHDPAQLQRIWLGLEGAERAMPEIAVHAAQRLAQLDGDAAQVRAWLLPVWERMGELPDAQQLKVVQALQASLDGLDANWLARIESAQRADPRNARLLYLSAMACLQRELWGKAQQLFTQAAQQLADAPLRASAWRHLAQLAEQRADADAAAHAWKQAALQYP
- a CDS encoding uroporphyrinogen-III C-methyltransferase codes for the protein MSTESAPEPSIAAAAAPQPAPTMGHSGGVALYALAILTIAALVSSVLLWQRVTNMQEQLARQSADSGTQAVEARTIAQQAQDVARETSARLAVTEARVGEVALQRGQLEELMQSLSRSRDENLVVDIDAGLRLAQQQAQLTGSLQPLVAALKSASQRIERAAQPRLAPVLRAMGHDLERLEHASVTDTAGLLVRIDDLVRQVDDLPLINQVAQAAVMRRQAESAPTPAAAASSASESPWQSTLRRAWEGVRDETRGLVRVSRVDHPEAMLIAPDQAFFLRENLKLKLLNARLGLLARRMDSARADVAATINALNKYFDPASRRTQGAATALQQLQSHMKTAELPQLDDSFAALATAAAGR
- a CDS encoding uroporphyrinogen-III synthase, translated to MAPRAIVTRPAREAAQWVADLQARGIAACALPLIAIHPVSTPLLLQALHGARQRLPSYRAVMFVSGNAVQYFFDSNLPIALMGQAQTATKTRAWAPGPGTVAALRQAGLPTQHIDAPAADAAQFDSEALWQVVAPQIGPGDRVLIVRGGTTPGAEGGSGREWLSRQIAAAGGTVDFVAAYERGAPQFDADQQALARQAATDGSVWLLSSSEAVAHLAAALPGQHWGQARALATHPRIAQAAQAAGFGSVNECRPAFNEVAASIESLHEH
- the hemC gene encoding hydroxymethylbilane synthase, whose translation is MTTARALPPIVIATRESQLALWQAEHVQALLTARGHSVSLLGMTTRGDQILDRTLSKVGGKGLFVKELEVALEEGRADIAVHSLKDVPMELPTGFSLACVMEREDPRDAFVSPHYATLDELPQGAVVGTSSLRRQVLLQALRPDLQIEPLRGNVQTRLRKLDEGQYAAIVLAAAGLKRLGLHERIRSVFEPDQMLPAAGQGALGLEIRSDRQDLRDALAPLAHERSWLTVTAERAVSRAMGGSCSMPLAAHGQWSGDQLRLQAAWGDMEGQLPLVRAEGEACVRTLDEADALGLAVAARLRAAGAVAAC